A single genomic interval of Gemmatimonadales bacterium harbors:
- a CDS encoding methyl-accepting chemotaxis protein, translating to MFDTSRVLALYGRVLIWLGWSLAVAAVLVDLRWIEQPIPTLVILLAVAALRASPVRLSKYSYLTQHGVPVVVGVMVAAPSQVVAGMAAGVYLVDTLWLRKPMKAGLVNAGRENIAFLASFGIFSLVWRLSGSPGVGLDFLPAAFTLAGIYFFLSRALFYFTLLLRDKLESEERLLILRYEVVAYLLTLGAAAIIVGAIQALSPPGWAAVLAVVGVFGLLTKKILEEAIAAEDLNKVHLMETAITTNVTLLDSFQQIERLAHRLLDWGDLRIYRVDEHDVVSLAYRGEVGRGGRGEVPAELEPLRLSAISSAEPVVVHDTSKDARLPMAASDTQSLVILPLRFGTDVIGTLELEHHKRHMYRARDLAAMSTLATQVATAIHIAELRRPLVTTVESIGAQVGALARATESLHASADALTAASKSLRIGLGEQDAFVTAGLKATKALASGSAEIAVQGKRAAEASARAAETASRNRETIRDAITRLVDLKHFVAESSRQVGELGNVTKRITGFIGSIREIADLTNLISLNAAIEAARAGQEGKGFAVVAAEVRELADQSAVAAREAGGLLAAIAEQVTEITAQMSHGERAVEGVEQLGEAAVEALEGIVNTTREAGTSAQRIGETATQQEGAFAKLQEQIGHLATVSARIREETNVLAGQAGRAADAQQELDGALKQLEQVSTHLQSIARHFTVGQ from the coding sequence GTGTTTGACACCTCCCGGGTGCTGGCGCTCTATGGCCGGGTGCTGATCTGGCTGGGATGGTCGCTGGCGGTGGCCGCCGTGCTGGTGGACCTCCGCTGGATCGAGCAGCCGATCCCCACCCTCGTGATCCTGCTGGCCGTGGCGGCGCTCCGGGCCTCCCCGGTCCGGCTCAGCAAGTATTCCTACCTGACGCAGCACGGTGTGCCGGTAGTTGTCGGCGTCATGGTGGCGGCACCGTCGCAGGTCGTCGCGGGGATGGCGGCGGGCGTGTACCTGGTGGACACCCTCTGGCTGCGGAAGCCGATGAAGGCCGGCCTCGTCAACGCCGGCCGCGAAAACATCGCATTCCTCGCGTCATTCGGCATCTTCTCGCTCGTCTGGCGGTTGAGCGGATCGCCGGGCGTCGGTCTCGACTTCCTCCCCGCCGCGTTCACCCTGGCCGGCATCTACTTTTTCCTGTCCCGTGCGCTGTTCTACTTCACGCTCCTGCTCCGGGACAAGCTCGAGAGTGAGGAGCGCCTCCTCATCCTCCGGTACGAGGTGGTGGCGTACCTCCTCACCCTCGGTGCCGCCGCGATCATCGTCGGCGCCATCCAGGCGCTCAGCCCCCCCGGCTGGGCTGCGGTCTTGGCGGTCGTCGGGGTCTTCGGACTCCTGACCAAGAAGATCCTGGAAGAGGCGATCGCCGCCGAGGACCTGAACAAGGTCCACCTGATGGAGACGGCCATCACCACGAACGTGACGCTGTTGGATTCGTTCCAGCAGATTGAACGGCTCGCGCACCGGCTGCTCGACTGGGGCGACCTGCGGATCTATCGGGTGGACGAGCACGACGTGGTGTCGCTGGCCTACCGGGGCGAGGTGGGCCGTGGCGGCCGTGGCGAGGTACCAGCGGAACTCGAGCCGCTTCGCCTCTCGGCGATCTCCTCGGCGGAACCGGTCGTGGTGCACGACACGTCGAAGGATGCCCGGCTGCCGATGGCGGCGTCCGACACCCAAAGCCTGGTCATCCTGCCGCTCCGGTTCGGCACGGACGTCATCGGGACGCTCGAGCTCGAGCACCACAAGCGGCACATGTACCGCGCCCGGGACCTCGCCGCGATGTCGACGCTGGCGACCCAGGTGGCCACCGCGATCCACATCGCCGAACTCCGGCGTCCGCTGGTGACCACCGTCGAGAGTATCGGCGCGCAGGTTGGCGCCCTGGCGCGCGCGACCGAATCGCTGCACGCCTCCGCCGACGCGCTGACCGCGGCCTCCAAGTCGCTGCGCATCGGGCTGGGGGAGCAGGACGCCTTCGTCACCGCCGGCCTCAAGGCAACGAAGGCGCTGGCGAGCGGATCGGCCGAGATTGCGGTGCAGGGAAAGCGGGCGGCGGAGGCCAGCGCCCGCGCCGCCGAAACGGCGTCTCGCAACCGCGAGACGATTCGCGACGCCATCACGCGGCTGGTGGACCTGAAGCACTTCGTGGCGGAGAGCTCGCGCCAGGTCGGCGAACTGGGCAACGTCACCAAGCGCATCACCGGGTTCATCGGGTCGATCCGGGAGATTGCCGACCTCACGAACCTGATCTCGCTCAACGCCGCCATTGAGGCGGCCCGCGCCGGGCAGGAAGGGAAGGGGTTTGCGGTCGTCGCGGCGGAAGTGCGGGAGCTGGCGGACCAGAGCGCCGTGGCCGCGCGGGAGGCGGGCGGGCTGCTCGCCGCCATCGCGGAGCAGGTCACGGAAATCACCGCCCAGATGTCGCATGGCGAACGGGCGGTGGAAGGGGTGGAGCAGCTCGGCGAGGCGGCGGTGGAGGCCCTCGAAGGGATCGTGAATACGACGCGCGAGGCGGGAACGTCCGCGCAGCGAATCGGCGAGACGGCGACGCAGCAGGAGGGGGCGTTCGCCAAGCTGCAGGAACAGATCGGGCACCTTGCGACGGTCTCCGCGCGGATTCGCGAGGAGACCAACGTGCTGGCGGGCCAGGCGGGCCGGGCGGCCGACGCGCAACAGGAACTCGACGGCGCGCTCAAGCAGCTGGAGCAGGTCTCGACGCACCTGCAGTCGATCGCGCGCCACTTCACCGTCGGCCAGTAA
- the folK gene encoding 2-amino-4-hydroxy-6-hydroxymethyldihydropteridine diphosphokinase: protein MTVALGSNLGDRAQHLAAARAALAALPGTRLVKVSTVEETAPLGGLDQPPYLNQVAQLDTTLAPRALLEACQAIERAEGRTRGTRWASRSLDIDIIQFGRRTVAEPGLTIPHPELPNRDFWQRGLAEVQTP from the coding sequence GTGACGGTTGCGCTGGGGAGCAACCTCGGTGATCGGGCGCAGCACCTTGCCGCCGCCCGCGCCGCGCTGGCCGCACTCCCCGGCACCCGCCTGGTCAAGGTCTCTACCGTGGAGGAGACGGCGCCGCTCGGGGGGCTCGACCAGCCGCCATACCTGAACCAGGTGGCGCAGCTCGACACGACGCTTGCTCCGCGGGCCCTGCTGGAGGCCTGCCAGGCGATCGAGCGTGCGGAGGGACGGACGCGAGGCACGCGCTGGGCCTCGCGATCTCTCGACATCGACATCATTCAATTCGGGCGACGCACGGTGGCGGAGCCTGGACTCACGATCCCGCACCCGGAGCTCCCCAACCGCGATTTCTGGCAGCGCGGCCTGGCGGAAGTGCAGACCCCATGA
- the panB gene encoding 3-methyl-2-oxobutanoate hydroxymethyltransferase → MSDTTRPLTTRDVLAMKRAGTRIVSLTAYDALMARMLDTSGVDIILVGDSVNQVVAGRSTTLSATLDQMIYHGRAVQGAVRRALVVIDLPFLTYQVTIEDAIRNAGRVMQATGAPAVKLEGGVTMAPTIRALVERGIPVMGHIGLTPQSVHALGGYRVQGREEAAAERLVADARAVEEAGAFGVVLELVPAALAARVTKELTIPTIGIGAGAECDGQVLVLPDMLGMNPGFAVKFLKRYADLDGVIRAAVSAYGEDVRSGKYPGREHSFE, encoded by the coding sequence ATGAGCGACACTACCCGACCCCTGACGACGCGTGACGTGCTCGCCATGAAGCGCGCCGGCACCAGGATCGTGTCCCTGACCGCCTACGACGCGCTGATGGCGCGGATGCTGGATACCTCCGGGGTCGACATCATCCTGGTCGGCGATTCGGTCAACCAGGTCGTGGCCGGGCGCAGCACCACGCTGAGCGCCACCCTGGACCAGATGATCTACCACGGCCGTGCGGTCCAGGGCGCCGTGCGCCGCGCCCTCGTGGTGATCGACCTCCCCTTCCTCACCTACCAGGTGACCATCGAGGATGCCATCCGGAACGCCGGTCGGGTCATGCAGGCCACCGGCGCGCCGGCGGTGAAGCTCGAGGGCGGGGTGACGATGGCCCCGACCATCCGTGCGCTGGTTGAGCGCGGCATTCCCGTCATGGGGCACATCGGGCTCACTCCGCAGTCGGTGCACGCCCTTGGGGGGTACCGGGTGCAGGGGAGGGAAGAGGCGGCAGCCGAGCGGCTCGTGGCGGACGCCCGCGCCGTCGAGGAGGCCGGGGCGTTCGGCGTCGTGCTGGAGCTCGTGCCCGCGGCGCTCGCCGCGCGAGTCACGAAGGAACTGACAATCCCCACCATCGGCATCGGCGCCGGCGCGGAGTGCGACGGCCAGGTGCTCGTGCTCCCCGACATGCTGGGGATGAATCCGGGATTTGCGGTGAAGTTCCTCAAGCGGTACGCCGACCTGGACGGCGTCATCCGCGCCGCGGTGTCCGCCTATGGCGAGGACGTGCGGTCAGGCAAGTACCCGGGCCGGGAACACAGCTTCGAGTGA
- the panC gene encoding pantoate--beta-alanine ligase: protein MSQTPAPREFTTGAGIRAWITAQRAGGSRIGFVPTMGYLHEGHLALVDAARAVSDVVVMSIFVNPLQFGPSEDLSRYPRDLPRDRQLAASRGVDALFLPDVSVMYPPGSVTRVVPGPGADRWEGEVRPGHFTGVLTVVAKLFHLVTPDVAVFGQKDAQQAALIRQMVRDLDWPVALVVAPTTREPDGLALSSRNTYLSAEDRRQAVGLSAALRAAHEAWRGGETAGHRLVAVARQVLEVYPGVSPEYISTVEPEALAPVETVGAGCLMLIAARVGSTRLIDNTVFGEGIP, encoded by the coding sequence GTGAGCCAGACCCCCGCACCCAGAGAGTTCACGACGGGGGCCGGGATCCGTGCGTGGATCACCGCCCAACGAGCGGGGGGATCCCGGATCGGCTTTGTGCCGACCATGGGATACCTCCACGAGGGGCACCTCGCCCTCGTCGATGCCGCGCGCGCCGTCTCGGACGTCGTCGTGATGAGCATCTTCGTCAATCCCCTGCAATTCGGGCCCTCGGAAGACCTCTCCCGCTATCCCCGTGACCTTCCCCGCGACCGCCAGCTGGCAGCGAGCCGTGGCGTGGATGCGCTGTTTCTGCCGGACGTCTCCGTCATGTACCCTCCCGGCAGCGTCACGCGCGTGGTTCCGGGCCCGGGCGCCGACCGGTGGGAGGGCGAGGTGCGGCCCGGCCATTTCACCGGTGTCCTGACCGTCGTCGCCAAGCTCTTCCACCTCGTGACGCCCGACGTCGCCGTGTTCGGGCAGAAGGACGCCCAGCAGGCGGCGCTGATCCGGCAGATGGTCCGCGACCTCGACTGGCCGGTCGCCCTGGTGGTGGCGCCCACCACCCGGGAACCCGATGGACTGGCCCTGAGCAGCCGGAACACCTACCTGTCGGCCGAGGACCGGAGGCAGGCGGTGGGGCTGAGCGCCGCCCTGCGGGCGGCGCACGAGGCCTGGCGGGGCGGGGAGACCGCGGGCCACCGTCTGGTGGCCGTGGCACGGCAGGTGCTTGAGGTGTATCCGGGTGTGAGCCCGGAGTATATTTCCACCGTCGAACCCGAGGCGCTGGCCCCCGTCGAGACGGTGGGGGCGGGATGTCTTATGCTGATCGCCGCCCGGGTCGGATCGACGAGGCTTATCGACAATACTGTTTTCGGGGAAGGGATCCCGTGA
- a CDS encoding aspartate 1-decarboxylase translates to MQRHLMKSKIHRATITSADLHYEGSLTVDEDLLDAADLRLHEEVQVVNVNNGARFSTYVIPGPRGSGVLQLNGAAARLGMAGDLAIIISYGVFDEAEAKQHAPRVVFVDERNRIVRPPLRAEG, encoded by the coding sequence ATGCAGCGCCATCTCATGAAGTCCAAGATTCATCGCGCCACCATCACCTCGGCGGACCTCCACTATGAGGGCTCGCTGACGGTGGACGAAGACCTGCTCGATGCCGCCGACCTGCGGCTGCATGAGGAGGTGCAGGTGGTCAACGTCAACAACGGGGCGCGCTTCAGCACCTACGTCATCCCGGGCCCGCGCGGCTCCGGCGTGCTGCAGCTCAACGGGGCAGCCGCGCGCCTCGGGATGGCGGGCGACCTGGCCATCATCATCAGCTACGGCGTCTTCGACGAGGCCGAGGCGAAGCAGCACGCGCCCAGGGTGGTCTTCGTCGACGAGCGGAACCGCATCGTCCGTCCACCCCTCCGGGCGGAGGGATAG
- a CDS encoding LytR C-terminal domain-containing protein: MEQPVRRLALIGAGVLLLAFLAVRYGSRPSALADHAFPIPGESKRLLVEVLNGSGKAGLARTATRVLRRGGLDVVFFGNADGSEATVTQLLVRRGDSTAARRAARLLGVGTVEWKPDSTRRVDVTVIIGTDYTPPVEVHP; the protein is encoded by the coding sequence TTGGAACAGCCTGTCCGTCGTCTCGCCCTGATCGGGGCGGGAGTCCTCCTCCTCGCCTTTCTCGCTGTCCGGTACGGCTCGCGCCCCTCCGCGCTGGCCGATCACGCCTTCCCCATCCCCGGCGAATCCAAACGGCTCCTGGTTGAAGTCCTCAATGGCTCAGGGAAGGCGGGCCTTGCCCGCACGGCCACCCGCGTGCTTCGGCGAGGCGGCCTCGACGTGGTCTTCTTCGGCAACGCGGATGGGAGTGAGGCGACCGTCACCCAGCTGCTGGTGCGGCGGGGGGACAGCACCGCGGCCCGGCGCGCGGCGCGGCTCCTTGGCGTCGGGACGGTGGAGTGGAAACCCGACTCGACCCGGCGGGTGGATGTCACGGTGATCATCGGGACCGACTACACGCCGCCGGTGGAAGTGCATCCCTGA
- a CDS encoding DUF4147 domain-containing protein — translation MRELLLDLYHSALQAADPAAAVARELTARPLRSPAPVQIIAIGKAALGMAGAALTMLEVTRTPLAGGVIVSPQNAGASARLPVFFGNHPTPGIDSARAADAVAQAVSGMPVAHQALVLLSGGASSLAAAPAEGMTTDELDTLWDYLLRSGQPIGVMNAIRKRCLRWGAGRLAAALAPRTVTVLCISDVIGDDPGTIGSGPCAPDPRSAREVLGLLERISPHREVPAAIRRLLERQAAGHLPDTPKPGDSAFRNVVTHVIASNRLAVQGVRTRAEELGLSVLAGASDLSGEARDAGTRIGAFLRAGGGGANCFIWGGETTVTLSGTANGLGGRCQELALAAAAELEDVPGVALLAAGTDGRDGPTDAAGALVDGTTWARVTAASRDPEEDLAAHDAYHALDAAQALVRTGPTGTNVMDIVIGMRQRSTA, via the coding sequence ATGCGCGAACTCCTGCTCGATCTCTACCACTCGGCGCTCCAGGCCGCCGACCCGGCGGCGGCCGTCGCCCGTGAGCTGACGGCGCGTCCGCTTCGCTCCCCGGCGCCAGTGCAGATCATCGCGATCGGCAAGGCCGCCCTCGGCATGGCCGGCGCCGCATTGACGATGCTGGAAGTCACCCGGACGCCACTCGCAGGAGGCGTCATCGTCAGTCCCCAAAACGCAGGGGCGAGTGCCCGGCTCCCGGTCTTCTTCGGCAACCATCCAACCCCTGGCATTGACTCCGCGAGAGCAGCCGATGCCGTTGCCCAGGCGGTGTCAGGCATGCCGGTCGCCCATCAGGCGCTTGTCCTGCTCTCAGGCGGCGCGTCGAGCCTCGCCGCCGCACCCGCCGAGGGTATGACCACTGATGAACTCGACACCCTCTGGGACTATCTGCTGCGGAGCGGCCAGCCCATCGGCGTCATGAATGCCATCCGGAAACGGTGCCTCCGCTGGGGAGCCGGCCGCCTCGCCGCGGCGCTCGCCCCGCGAACCGTCACAGTGCTCTGCATCTCGGACGTCATCGGGGATGACCCCGGCACCATCGGTTCCGGGCCCTGTGCCCCCGACCCACGCTCGGCACGCGAGGTTCTCGGGTTGCTGGAACGGATCTCCCCGCACCGTGAAGTTCCTGCCGCCATCAGGCGCCTGCTGGAGCGTCAGGCAGCAGGCCACCTCCCCGACACGCCGAAGCCTGGCGACTCCGCCTTCCGAAACGTGGTCACCCACGTGATCGCCAGCAACCGCCTCGCCGTACAGGGGGTCAGAACGCGCGCCGAGGAGCTCGGGCTCTCCGTGCTGGCCGGCGCCTCCGACCTCTCCGGAGAGGCCCGGGACGCCGGCACACGCATCGGCGCGTTCCTCCGCGCTGGCGGGGGGGGAGCCAACTGCTTCATCTGGGGTGGGGAGACGACCGTCACGCTTTCCGGCACGGCGAACGGCCTGGGCGGTCGATGCCAGGAACTGGCACTGGCTGCCGCTGCCGAATTGGAGGACGTCCCCGGGGTCGCCTTGCTCGCGGCCGGGACCGACGGGCGAGACGGGCCCACCGATGCCGCGGGCGCCCTGGTCGACGGGACGACGTGGGCGCGCGTCACCGCCGCGAGCCGCGACCCGGAGGAGGACCTCGCGGCGCATGATGCCTACCACGCCCTCGATGCTGCACAGGCGCTCGTTCGCACGGGGCCGACCGGGACGAATGTGATGGATATCGTGATCGGAATGCGTCAGCGGAGCACCGCCTAG
- a CDS encoding D-glycerate dehydrogenase, with translation MEDRPIVTVTRRLPAPVERALLERFDARLNADDTRLDADGLREALRVSDAVLCAVSDRLDAAVLNVEPRRTQLLANFGVGFEHIDLATARRRQIAVTNTPGVLTDDTADLAIALMLMAIRRLGEGERELRAGAWRGWYPTHHLGRRLSGKALGIVGMGRIGRAVARRAVHGFGMRLHYASRTPLPAGEAAALDAVPMDIDRLFAESDIVSLHVPSNDETRNLVDARRLRLMPPHGILINSARGDVVDEAALAEALRDGTIAGAGLDVYAEEPQVNPALLSLQNVVLLPHLGSATVESRTAMGMRAFENLVAWSEGRELPDRVA, from the coding sequence ATGGAAGACCGTCCGATCGTGACCGTGACCCGCCGCCTGCCGGCGCCGGTCGAGCGCGCGCTGCTGGAGCGGTTCGACGCCCGGCTCAACGCCGACGACACGCGGCTCGACGCCGACGGGCTCCGGGAGGCGCTCCGCGTGTCCGACGCGGTGCTCTGTGCCGTGTCGGATCGCCTTGATGCGGCGGTCCTGAACGTGGAGCCGCGGCGCACGCAGCTGCTGGCGAACTTCGGGGTCGGGTTCGAGCACATCGACCTGGCCACGGCGCGCCGGCGCCAGATTGCGGTCACCAATACCCCGGGCGTGTTAACGGACGATACGGCCGACCTGGCCATCGCGCTGATGCTGATGGCGATCCGACGGCTCGGGGAAGGGGAGCGGGAACTGCGGGCCGGGGCATGGCGGGGGTGGTATCCGACCCACCATCTCGGGCGCCGGCTTTCCGGCAAGGCCCTCGGCATCGTGGGCATGGGGCGGATTGGGAGGGCGGTGGCCCGGCGGGCAGTGCACGGCTTCGGGATGCGACTCCACTATGCCAGTCGGACGCCGCTCCCAGCGGGGGAGGCGGCGGCCCTCGATGCCGTACCAATGGACATCGACCGGCTCTTCGCCGAATCGGACATCGTGTCGCTGCACGTGCCGTCGAACGATGAGACACGCAACCTCGTCGATGCGCGCCGTCTCCGGCTGATGCCGCCGCACGGCATTCTTATCAATAGCGCACGCGGTGACGTCGTGGACGAAGCCGCGCTGGCGGAGGCGTTGCGGGACGGGACGATCGCGGGGGCGGGACTCGATGTGTACGCGGAAGAGCCGCAGGTGAACCCCGCGTTGCTGTCACTCCAGAATGTCGTGCTCCTGCCCCACCTCGGCAGCGCGACGGTGGAGTCGCGCACCGCGATGGGGATGCGGGCGTTCGAGAACCTCGTGGCCTGGAGCGAGGGCCGGGAGCTGCCGGATCGGGTGGCCTAG
- a CDS encoding TonB-dependent receptor, producing MNRCFLALFLALLPGLLAAQQAPRAPTGSIVGRVVSTENGAGIEGARVEVLGTGRAGMSTNLGRYLLDSVPVGAWRVRATAIGFEPVVLADILVGSGKPLELELRLMPRIVEVTEIVVDAPDFQPDIESATSSGSLSAEDVRRAPGAQEDVVRAVALFPGVAVTTGGRNDLAVRGGAPYENLFLVDGLEVPNINHFGNQGSTGGPLTILNIDFIREASFSAGGFGVQYGDRTASLESFSLREGNSERLAGEVNLSATGFGIIGEGPMGKNGTFLASVRRSYLDLVFRAADFSFIPEYWDAQVKLTQRFGARSSLSLIAVGALDNIILDDSTADDRLDNSRIAAPDQKSYFTGLTWNYSLPKGLLTATLGRTWTRFSTSQYDTLLAPVYLNRSEEGDNSLKTELAWQFTPRLQVTFGNTLRIADQLDYELLLAGEYRTDSLNQPQPLAVDTAFTALRNATYAQASLFMGNVRLTAGLRGDWYEFIDAFRVAPRLGANIPIGSSGSLNLSLGQYYQAPPFIWLVGDPGNIDRLKPIRATTGIVGYERLFRPDLRGQVEVYYKRYTDYAARLYRPEAVLQPAGFDDVTSDIPSGLEPLSSIGTGRSYGVELQLQKKFSAVPLYGLVSLTANRSEFAGVDSVYYTGGFETRFIGNFLAGWRFNPKWEVSGKYRVATGLPYTPFAASGPLEGERDFTYYNESRLPTFSAVDIRVDRRWSFQSVQLDVYIDIQNLFGRANVTGTYWNARTQQEEFNEALGVLPTLGVNVEF from the coding sequence ATGAATCGTTGCTTCCTCGCCCTGTTCCTCGCCCTTCTCCCAGGCCTCCTTGCCGCCCAGCAGGCACCCCGCGCCCCCACCGGGTCGATCGTGGGGCGCGTGGTCAGCACCGAGAACGGCGCCGGCATCGAGGGCGCCCGGGTGGAGGTGCTTGGCACCGGACGAGCAGGGATGTCCACGAACCTCGGGCGATACCTGCTCGACAGCGTTCCCGTCGGGGCCTGGCGGGTGCGGGCGACCGCCATCGGCTTTGAACCGGTCGTGCTGGCCGATATCCTGGTCGGCAGCGGGAAGCCCCTTGAGCTCGAGCTTCGGCTCATGCCCCGCATCGTGGAGGTGACGGAAATCGTCGTGGACGCCCCCGACTTCCAGCCCGATATCGAATCGGCCACCAGCAGCGGCAGCCTGAGCGCCGAGGACGTGCGTCGGGCGCCGGGAGCGCAGGAGGATGTGGTGCGGGCGGTGGCGCTCTTCCCGGGTGTTGCGGTCACGACCGGCGGACGGAACGATCTGGCCGTGCGTGGCGGCGCCCCGTACGAGAATCTCTTTCTCGTCGACGGGCTCGAGGTCCCCAACATCAATCACTTCGGGAACCAGGGTTCCACCGGCGGGCCGCTCACGATTCTCAACATCGACTTCATCCGCGAGGCAAGCTTCTCCGCAGGCGGCTTTGGGGTCCAGTACGGCGACCGCACGGCATCCCTGGAGAGTTTCTCCTTGCGTGAAGGCAACAGCGAGCGGCTGGCCGGCGAGGTGAACCTCTCGGCCACCGGCTTCGGCATCATCGGCGAAGGGCCGATGGGAAAGAACGGCACCTTCCTGGCCAGCGTGCGGCGAAGCTACCTCGACCTGGTGTTTCGCGCCGCGGACTTCTCCTTCATTCCCGAGTACTGGGACGCGCAAGTCAAGCTGACTCAGCGGTTCGGGGCCCGCAGTTCACTGTCGCTGATTGCCGTGGGGGCGCTGGACAATATCATTCTGGACGACTCGACTGCCGACGACCGGCTCGACAACAGCCGCATCGCTGCACCGGATCAGAAGAGCTACTTCACCGGCCTGACCTGGAACTACTCGCTGCCAAAGGGCCTCCTGACGGCCACGCTCGGCCGCACCTGGACCCGGTTCTCGACCAGCCAGTACGACACTCTCCTGGCACCGGTGTACCTCAACCGGTCGGAAGAGGGCGACAATAGTCTGAAGACCGAACTGGCCTGGCAGTTCACGCCGCGACTGCAGGTCACCTTCGGCAACACGCTGCGTATCGCCGATCAACTCGACTACGAGCTGCTCCTCGCCGGCGAGTACCGGACCGACAGCCTCAACCAGCCGCAGCCGCTCGCCGTCGATACCGCCTTCACCGCGCTCCGGAACGCCACCTACGCACAAGCATCACTGTTCATGGGGAATGTCCGGCTGACCGCCGGGCTCCGCGGGGACTGGTACGAGTTCATCGACGCGTTCCGGGTGGCGCCGCGGCTTGGAGCCAACATCCCGATTGGTTCCTCCGGCTCCCTCAACCTGAGCCTCGGGCAGTACTACCAGGCGCCACCGTTCATCTGGCTGGTCGGCGATCCGGGCAACATCGACCGGCTGAAGCCGATCCGGGCCACGACGGGCATTGTCGGCTACGAGCGACTCTTCCGCCCCGACCTCCGGGGCCAGGTGGAGGTGTACTACAAGCGCTACACGGACTACGCGGCGCGGCTCTACCGGCCGGAGGCGGTGCTCCAGCCGGCCGGATTCGACGACGTGACCTCGGACATTCCCTCCGGGCTCGAGCCGCTGAGCAGCATCGGCACCGGGCGGAGCTATGGGGTCGAGCTGCAACTACAGAAGAAGTTCAGCGCGGTGCCGCTGTACGGGCTCGTATCGCTGACGGCCAACCGATCCGAGTTTGCCGGGGTGGACAGCGTGTACTACACGGGGGGATTCGAGACCCGGTTCATCGGCAACTTCCTGGCGGGGTGGCGGTTCAACCCGAAGTGGGAGGTGAGCGGCAAGTACCGGGTGGCCACGGGGCTGCCGTACACCCCCTTCGCCGCCAGCGGTCCGCTGGAGGGAGAGCGGGACTTCACCTACTACAACGAGTCACGGCTGCCCACCTTCAGCGCCGTCGACATCCGCGTCGACCGGCGCTGGTCCTTCCAGTCGGTGCAGCTCGATGTCTATATCGACATCCAGAACCTCTTCGGTCGGGCCAACGTGACCGGCACCTACTGGAATGCACGGACGCAACAGGAAGAGTTCAACGAGGCGCTGGGTGTGCTGCCGACACTCGGGGTGAATGTGGAATTCTAG